The following are from one region of the Stigmatella ashevillena genome:
- a CDS encoding HIT family protein gives MSFSSGITGERRYQFGILSEVSQNEVRSKFDGCRLCWAISEEGQRHPANMIVHSTDEHVVVPALGSIIEGYVMLVSKRHRSSVATLNAEHAANVQKDIDSVLARLEKQPGSQGWVVFEHGTTLDCGLKACCVDHLHLHLLPVNMDLASALASQLSCEARRIEALQDLRQVREAGADNYIYVRNPDGKHYVLTPPAYSSQFVRQVLAEKTGKGDRWNWQHHPMEDDSIKTIRMFRNAGLTPRAIYYAHAIEQLPTAEVKAIVQKARTLMGSHCPQTTLFSMYEHLEQSLQELDLPEERLNAYLVETERKFIEASDLLIVDLSRPNWQYVGSLMEVVYAAEAKVPVIAIVGDSPIQGRRWLKAHVTRFAKTAEEAFTLAPSFLQKPQPSK, from the coding sequence TTGTCTTTTTCTTCAGGAATTACCGGTGAGCGCCGCTATCAGTTTGGAATTCTGAGCGAGGTTTCCCAGAACGAAGTTCGCAGCAAGTTCGATGGGTGCCGGCTCTGCTGGGCAATCTCGGAGGAGGGACAGCGGCACCCGGCGAACATGATTGTCCACTCCACGGACGAGCATGTCGTGGTGCCCGCGCTGGGCTCGATCATCGAAGGCTACGTGATGCTTGTCTCCAAGCGTCATCGCAGCTCGGTCGCCACGCTCAACGCCGAGCACGCGGCCAACGTGCAGAAAGACATCGACTCGGTGTTGGCGAGGCTGGAGAAGCAGCCGGGCTCGCAGGGCTGGGTGGTCTTCGAGCATGGCACGACGCTCGACTGTGGCCTGAAGGCCTGTTGTGTGGATCACCTGCACCTGCACCTGCTTCCCGTGAACATGGATCTGGCCTCGGCGCTGGCCAGCCAATTGTCGTGCGAGGCCCGGCGCATCGAGGCGCTGCAGGACCTTCGCCAGGTGCGTGAGGCAGGCGCGGACAATTACATCTACGTGCGCAACCCGGACGGAAAGCACTACGTGCTCACTCCTCCCGCGTACTCCTCCCAGTTCGTCCGCCAGGTGCTGGCTGAAAAGACAGGCAAGGGAGATCGCTGGAACTGGCAGCACCACCCGATGGAGGACGATTCCATCAAGACGATCCGGATGTTCCGGAACGCAGGCCTCACCCCGCGCGCCATCTACTACGCCCACGCCATCGAGCAGTTGCCCACCGCCGAGGTCAAGGCCATCGTCCAGAAGGCGCGGACCCTGATGGGGAGTCATTGTCCCCAGACGACGCTGTTCTCGATGTATGAGCATCTGGAGCAGTCGCTCCAGGAGCTGGATCTGCCGGAGGAGCGGCTCAACGCCTACCTGGTCGAGACCGAAAGGAAGTTCATCGAGGCGTCGGATCTGCTGATCGTCGACCTCTCACGGCCCAACTGGCAGTACGTGGGCTCGTTGATGGAGGTGGTTTACGCCGCCGAGGCGAAGGTGCCGGTCATCGCCATCGTGGGGGACTCCCCCATCCAGGGCCGGCGCTGGCTCAAGGCCCACGTCACCCGCTTCGCGAAGACAGCCGAGGAGGCCTTCACCCTGGCTCCCAGCTTTCTTCAGAAGCCGCAGCCGTCCAAGTAA
- a CDS encoding sulfite exporter TauE/SafE family protein, whose translation MTLAQGLVLLLASFGAGVLKAVAGGGTFLIFPALMSTGVDPIRANATSTVALWPGDVASALAYRREMEGQGRLAASLGVASLLGGAVGAILLLNSSRATFSALVPAMLLMATLLFTFGGPLLARLRGGGPGAEDRTLPLGVSLVLQFLVSIYGGYFGAGLGILMLALFSVMGLKNIHKANALKSVLGVLLNGLVTAIFVSADAIAWEHGALVTAGTTSGSFLGAAVARKLNPDRVRAFVGATAWVLTGYYFWRAA comes from the coding sequence ATGACACTCGCCCAGGGTTTGGTGCTGCTGCTGGCCTCGTTCGGGGCGGGCGTTTTGAAGGCAGTGGCAGGAGGGGGGACGTTTCTCATCTTCCCTGCGCTGATGTCCACGGGCGTGGATCCCATCCGCGCCAACGCCACGAGCACCGTTGCGCTCTGGCCTGGAGACGTTGCCAGCGCGCTGGCCTACCGGCGGGAGATGGAGGGACAGGGACGGCTTGCTGCGTCATTGGGTGTCGCGAGCCTGCTGGGCGGCGCGGTGGGGGCCATCCTGCTGCTCAACAGCTCACGCGCGACCTTCAGCGCGCTGGTCCCCGCGATGCTCCTGATGGCCACCTTGCTCTTCACCTTTGGGGGGCCGTTGCTGGCACGGCTGAGGGGCGGAGGACCGGGCGCCGAGGACCGGACGCTGCCGCTGGGCGTCTCGCTCGTGTTGCAGTTCCTGGTCTCCATCTATGGAGGGTATTTCGGAGCAGGGCTTGGCATTCTGATGCTGGCGCTCTTCTCCGTGATGGGGCTGAAAAACATTCACAAGGCCAATGCCTTGAAGTCGGTTCTAGGCGTCCTCCTGAATGGTCTCGTGACGGCCATCTTCGTGAGTGCGGACGCCATCGCTTGGGAGCACGGGGCGCTGGTGACGGCGGGCACCACGTCCGGCAGCTTCCTCGGCGCCGCCGTGGCCCGGAAGCTCAATCCGGATCGCGTCCGCGCCTTCGTGGGCGCCACCGCATGGGTGCTGACTGGCTATTACTTCTGGCGAGCCGCGTAA
- a CDS encoding IscS subfamily cysteine desulfurase codes for MKQPIYLDNHSTTRVDPRVLETMLPYLSEEFGNAASRNHAHGLKAHAAVEKARAQVAALISASKSEIIFTSGATESNNLAIKGVAEAYKTKGDHIVTLKTEHKAVLEACKRLEKQRAEFIDSLKRLRIVALGGQEVRSEDLAMLAARHDFERDDIFQRWLNLPMPGARVTYLGVDPSGRVDLQELEAALTGKTILVSIMLANNEIGTLQPVNSIGELCRRKGVLFHCDAVQGLGHVSFDVEKAKVDLVSFSSHKLYGPKGVGALYVRGSPRVRLSAMIDGGDQEKGLRSGTLNVPAIVGFGKAAELAQVEREREATRVLELRERLRKHLFSRLDLLTLNGSLEHRLPGNINVSFAFVEGEALMMSLKEVALSSGSACSTASLEPSYVLRACGVPDDLAHSSIRFGLGRFTTEEEIDSVGNLVVECVQRLRQMSPRYSAFRR; via the coding sequence ATGAAGCAGCCTATCTATCTCGACAACCACTCCACCACCCGCGTGGATCCACGGGTGCTGGAGACGATGCTTCCGTATCTGTCCGAGGAGTTTGGCAATGCTGCATCGCGCAATCACGCACATGGCTTGAAGGCGCATGCGGCGGTCGAGAAGGCGCGCGCGCAGGTGGCCGCACTGATCAGCGCCTCCAAGTCAGAAATCATTTTCACTTCCGGTGCGACCGAATCCAACAACCTGGCCATTAAGGGCGTGGCCGAGGCTTACAAGACCAAGGGAGACCACATCGTCACCCTGAAGACCGAGCACAAGGCGGTGCTGGAGGCCTGCAAGCGCCTGGAGAAGCAACGGGCCGAGTTCATCGACTCATTGAAGCGGCTCCGGATTGTGGCGCTGGGCGGCCAGGAGGTCCGGTCCGAAGACCTTGCCATGCTGGCCGCACGGCATGACTTCGAACGCGATGACATCTTCCAGCGCTGGTTGAATCTGCCCATGCCCGGCGCCCGAGTGACCTACCTGGGCGTCGACCCGAGTGGCCGGGTGGATCTCCAGGAACTCGAGGCAGCGCTCACCGGGAAAACCATCCTGGTCAGCATCATGCTCGCCAACAACGAAATCGGCACCCTCCAGCCGGTCAACAGCATCGGGGAGCTCTGCCGGCGCAAAGGGGTCCTCTTCCACTGTGACGCGGTGCAAGGACTGGGGCACGTTTCTTTCGATGTGGAGAAAGCCAAGGTGGACCTGGTCTCGTTCTCCTCGCACAAGCTGTATGGCCCCAAGGGGGTGGGCGCCCTGTACGTGCGCGGCAGCCCCCGGGTGCGGCTCTCCGCGATGATCGACGGCGGGGATCAGGAGAAGGGACTCCGCTCTGGCACCCTGAACGTGCCGGCCATTGTCGGCTTCGGAAAAGCCGCGGAACTCGCACAGGTGGAGCGAGAGCGCGAGGCCACCCGCGTGCTCGAACTCCGGGAGCGCCTCCGGAAGCACCTCTTCTCGCGGCTGGACCTGCTGACGCTGAACGGCTCGCTCGAACATCGCTTGCCGGGGAACATCAATGTCTCCTTTGCCTTCGTGGAAGGCGAGGCGTTGATGATGTCCCTCAAGGAGGTGGCCCTCTCCTCGGGCTCGGCGTGCTCGACCGCGTCCCTGGAACCCTCCTACGTGCTCCGGGCATGTGGTGTGCCAGATGATCTGGCGCACTCCTCCATCCGCTTCGGGCTGGGCCGCTTCACCACCGAAGAGGAGATCGACTCCGTGGGAAACCTCGTGGTGGAGTGTGTCCAGAGGCTTCGCCAGATGAGCCCCCGGTACTCAGCCTTCCGCCGGTGA
- a CDS encoding class I SAM-dependent methyltransferase — protein sequence METQHAHAPARLASCARMPEWMRHFGHPTGVLGALAGHLMALRNRKRSLLVLTLVDPRPGERILEVGFGPGLDIRRVSRTAAFVAGVDQSPVMLRQAQRRNDGALRVGKVELHQGDARSLAFADDSFDKAFSINSAQFWPEPFVVIREMYRVLRPQGQLVLAVQPRTIDASSRTSQETAEELAALLTSGGFQEVTSALKPAGRVPIACAIARKPTLREPAR from the coding sequence ATGGAAACACAGCACGCCCACGCTCCCGCCAGGCTGGCCTCGTGCGCGCGGATGCCCGAATGGATGCGTCACTTCGGCCATCCCACCGGAGTGCTGGGGGCCCTGGCAGGCCATCTGATGGCCTTGAGGAACCGCAAGCGAAGCCTTTTGGTCCTCACCCTGGTGGACCCACGCCCCGGAGAGCGCATCTTGGAGGTGGGCTTCGGGCCCGGGCTCGACATCCGCCGTGTCAGCCGCACCGCCGCCTTTGTCGCAGGCGTGGATCAATCGCCCGTCATGCTGCGGCAAGCGCAGCGCCGCAATGACGGCGCCCTCCGCGTGGGCAAGGTCGAACTCCACCAAGGCGACGCCCGCTCGCTCGCCTTCGCCGATGACTCCTTCGACAAGGCGTTCTCCATCAACTCGGCCCAGTTCTGGCCCGAGCCCTTCGTGGTCATCCGCGAGATGTACCGGGTTCTCAGGCCCCAAGGACAGCTCGTGCTCGCGGTCCAGCCCCGGACGATTGACGCCAGTTCGCGGACTTCCCAGGAGACCGCTGAGGAGCTGGCCGCGCTGCTGACTTCAGGCGGCTTCCAAGAAGTCACATCCGCGCTCAAGCCTGCGGGGCGGGTGCCCATCGCGTGCGCCATCGCCCGAAAGCCGACCCTTCGTGAGCCGGCCCGATGA
- a CDS encoding DUF6310 domain-containing protein: MEGFQVTHPWPRRQLRDCFGFIVGVSTQAHKDALLQRDESLKIVVTGCKR, encoded by the coding sequence CTGGAGGGTTTCCAGGTCACACATCCGTGGCCCCGGCGCCAGCTAAGAGACTGTTTCGGTTTCATCGTTGGGGTGAGCACGCAAGCGCACAAAGATGCGCTGCTGCAACGGGATGAGTCCCTTAAGATCGTCGTCACGGGGTGTAAACGATGA
- a CDS encoding DUF5953 family protein, which produces MTKRRALSVRVYAPALVGKDGRTLDVIHGMEAALPGLRMAWRISEGGRPIALPHRDAWLAERTQDGGFPLLCNGDESYPVTVSGRGTSALFSPGGQSLFEVNAKLPLDEPVIVAAAAMLEAVAEGARSFWGRATPDDAALDIAYQTAPTLEGPPSPRRGLPALKLAEHIRSPEIPYYLGWLNYWSAAAAQAIGFPDPVRDAELLTRARRTPSGGWVVQLTDAPLDLDNPAHLDALKRAYERFPEIGGRVTPR; this is translated from the coding sequence ATGACCAAGCGTAGAGCCCTCAGCGTCAGAGTCTACGCGCCTGCGCTCGTGGGCAAAGACGGCCGCACGCTCGATGTCATCCATGGGATGGAAGCGGCACTTCCCGGTTTGCGCATGGCGTGGAGGATCTCCGAAGGCGGGCGCCCCATCGCCTTGCCGCATCGCGACGCGTGGCTCGCGGAGAGGACGCAGGACGGGGGGTTCCCTCTTCTGTGCAACGGGGACGAGAGTTACCCCGTGACGGTTTCGGGGAGGGGAACCTCGGCACTCTTCAGCCCGGGCGGTCAGTCCCTGTTTGAAGTGAACGCAAAACTGCCACTGGACGAGCCCGTCATCGTGGCAGCGGCGGCTATGCTTGAGGCCGTGGCGGAGGGGGCGCGCTCGTTCTGGGGGCGTGCGACGCCAGACGACGCTGCGCTGGACATCGCGTATCAGACAGCACCCACGCTGGAAGGGCCTCCGTCCCCACGCCGGGGGCTGCCCGCCCTGAAGCTCGCCGAGCACATCCGTTCGCCCGAGATTCCCTACTACCTCGGGTGGCTGAACTATTGGTCTGCCGCTGCCGCGCAGGCCATCGGCTTCCCGGATCCTGTCCGTGATGCCGAGTTGCTTACGCGGGCGCGCCGCACACCGTCGGGCGGTTGGGTCGTGCAGCTCACCGATGCGCCGCTCGATCTCGACAACCCCGCCCATCTGGACGCGCTCAAACGGGCCTACGAGCGCTTCCCGGAGATCGGCGGGCGCGTCACTCCGCGCTGA
- a CDS encoding peptidylprolyl isomerase, whose amino-acid sequence MDFPPIHVPGSGQLYARLKTSLGDIIIRLEELRAPKTVKNFVGLATGSIDWKDPKTGKSMFGTPLYDGVRFHRVIPRFMIQCGDPLSRHPEEAARWGSGGPGYKFSDEFHPELKHDSEGILSMANSGQNANGSQWFITGESTPHLDNKHSVFGRVIGGMDVVNRIATEPTNRDRPIKDIFLERVEIFRSEHQYDSPK is encoded by the coding sequence ATGGATTTCCCTCCCATCCACGTCCCCGGTTCCGGTCAGCTTTATGCTCGCCTCAAGACATCCCTCGGCGATATTATCATCCGTCTAGAGGAACTACGCGCCCCCAAGACCGTCAAGAATTTCGTGGGCCTCGCCACTGGCTCCATCGACTGGAAGGATCCGAAGACCGGAAAGTCCATGTTCGGCACACCGCTCTATGACGGCGTGCGCTTCCACCGTGTCATTCCCCGCTTCATGATTCAGTGTGGCGACCCCCTCTCTCGCCATCCCGAGGAGGCCGCTCGATGGGGGTCTGGAGGGCCCGGCTATAAATTCTCAGACGAGTTCCATCCCGAACTCAAACACGACTCGGAAGGCATCCTATCCATGGCCAATTCTGGCCAAAACGCCAATGGCTCCCAGTGGTTCATTACCGGGGAAAGCACGCCACACCTCGACAACAAACACTCCGTCTTTGGCAGAGTAATCGGCGGCATGGATGTGGTGAACAGGATTGCCACCGAACCCACAAACCGCGACAGACCAATCAAAGATATCTTTCTCGAGAGAGTCGAAATCTTCCGCAGTGAGCACCAGTACGATTCGCCCAAATGA
- a CDS encoding transposase — protein sequence MYAYARGVNSSREIERRCEIDLGFRYLAGGERPDHDTLCHFFTDPDSRIKETRDRIPSTRTVSHRMALWVRRRPSVRRTPSQPHAVDSD from the coding sequence ATGTACGCGTATGCGAGGGGTGTCAATAGCAGCCGGGAGATAGAGAGGCGGTGCGAGATAGACCTGGGCTTCCGCTACCTTGCCGGAGGAGAGAGGCCGGACCACGACACGCTGTGTCACTTTTTCACCGACCCGGACTCACGTATCAAAGAGACCAGGGACCGCATTCCGAGCACAAGGACGGTCTCGCATAGAATGGCGCTGTGGGTCCGTCGTCGCCCCTCGGTGCGACGAACACCATCACAACCGCACGCTGTCGACTCGGACTGA
- a CDS encoding DUF5953 family protein → MPLDLDNPAHLEALLRVYKRFPEIGGRVTPG, encoded by the coding sequence ATGCCGCTCGATCTCGACAACCCCGCGCACCTTGAGGCGCTCTTGCGCGTGTATAAGCGCTTCCCGGAGATTGGCGGGCGCGTGACTCCGGGCTGA
- a CDS encoding DUF5953 family protein produces the protein MIAAAPDVLESVAEGERAYWGHATPSKAAVEITGQTIDYAARSRQPRAP, from the coding sequence ATGATCGCGGCAGCGCCGGACGTGCTTGAAAGCGTGGCAGAGGGAGAACGCGCGTACTGGGGGCACGCGACGCCGTCCAAAGCAGCGGTGGAGATCACGGGGCAGACAATCGATTATGCCGCTCGATCTCGACAACCCCGCGCACCTTGA
- the hrpA gene encoding ATP-dependent RNA helicase HrpA, producing the protein MSGDSPVPPPGGLPTLHFPPELPISSRVEDITAAITAHQVVIVAGATGSGKTTQLPKVLLAMGRGRPRQIGVTQPRRIAATSVAARVARELGTELGTDVGYQIRFEDRSSRQTAVKFMTDGVLLAQIHSDPLLSRYDTVVLDEAHERSLTIDFLLGWLKRILPRRPDLKVVVSSATIETERFSQFFGGAPVIQVEGRTFPVDVLYEPPPEDAELADSVADAVADVLSLDPDGDVLVFLPGEREIREAENALNARELRGTVVQPLYARLSAAEQSRVFATIPERRVILATNVAETSVTIPGIVYVVDTGVARLSRYDPRSGTTRLHIEPVSQASAEQRKGRCGRVREGVCVRLYDEASFTTRSAFTDPEIKRTGLAGVILRMKSLGLGDVEDFPFLDPPQPRAIAEGWRVLEELGAVEGKERTLTPLGYQLARFPVDPRIARMILAGAEYGCLDEVLIVAAALNLQDPRERPRELAQKADELHRRFRDEHSDFTGLLKLWAFVREAEGRGTSHLRRVCRDNFLSFLRVREWRDVQRQLEETVRELRLPRKGRGAPSRGDALHQALLTGLLSRIGQWNPEQRHYTGAKQTRFTVHPSSALAKKPPAWVMAFELVETSQLFARTVAKLDPEWLAAAAPHLLKRSYSEPHWSEKSARAVVKENATLFGLQVFKERPVALASMDPARARLMFLEHALARGEYRTRGAFQEKNRQVLERVARLRDKARRSELLDSEALLTFFDQRLPADVTDGASFEAWRRKAEAADPDVLVLSMEDALSHDPDLSPAHYPDAITLHGASVPVTYTFDPSAEDDGITLSVPLLLLAQLVSGELDWTIPGWQREKLTALLEQVPRAQRKQLGPVPDLVDRLEKELVPFRGPMIPALARAVSRLCGVNVPEESLRTDAVAPYLRITLRVLDEQGKELARSRDADALLEQYGGRARAALRSVAPTSDWERKGLTAWTFGELPPVVTRRVGGLEVRSYPALVDRGAAVNMVLLETAAAAEAATRTGVRRLLMLAARGHVAVSAARMPLPFPSLDGAPPARGQAEAFRALLLARSVDDAFKLAPGAPLPRTKAAFEALVCDGSPHIERAARDWADVVVATSSELAATLAALKAASKGPSGAAAVRDIRSQLGHLFPANLIEWIPFMRLLNYPRYLRAAQARLSRAVANPGKDAGKTAPFTPLWETFLARRATVRDQEAAQELRWAFEELRVAIFAPEVTTPVSVTVTKVGAALAALR; encoded by the coding sequence ATGTCCGGCGACTCACCCGTCCCGCCCCCCGGCGGCTTGCCCACCCTGCACTTCCCCCCCGAGCTCCCCATCTCGAGCCGGGTGGAAGACATCACCGCGGCCATCACCGCCCATCAGGTGGTCATTGTCGCGGGGGCCACCGGCTCGGGGAAGACGACGCAGCTGCCGAAAGTCCTGCTCGCCATGGGGCGCGGCCGCCCGCGCCAGATTGGCGTCACCCAGCCCCGGCGTATCGCCGCGACGAGCGTGGCGGCGCGCGTGGCACGCGAGCTCGGCACGGAGCTGGGCACGGACGTCGGCTACCAGATTCGCTTTGAAGACCGCTCGTCCCGGCAGACGGCCGTGAAGTTCATGACCGACGGGGTCCTGCTCGCGCAGATTCACAGCGACCCGCTCCTGAGCCGCTACGACACAGTCGTGCTCGACGAGGCCCACGAGCGCAGCCTCACCATCGACTTCCTGCTCGGGTGGCTCAAGCGCATCCTCCCCAGGCGCCCCGACCTCAAGGTGGTGGTGAGCTCGGCCACCATCGAGACCGAGCGCTTCTCGCAGTTCTTCGGGGGGGCTCCGGTCATCCAGGTGGAGGGCCGTACCTTTCCGGTGGACGTGCTCTACGAGCCGCCCCCCGAGGACGCCGAGCTCGCCGACTCCGTCGCCGATGCGGTGGCGGATGTGCTCTCGCTCGACCCGGACGGGGACGTCCTCGTGTTCCTCCCCGGGGAGCGGGAAATCCGCGAGGCCGAGAATGCCCTGAACGCACGCGAGCTCCGCGGCACGGTCGTGCAGCCCCTGTATGCGCGCCTGTCGGCCGCCGAGCAGTCGCGCGTCTTCGCTACCATCCCCGAGCGCCGGGTCATCCTCGCCACCAACGTTGCGGAGACGTCGGTCACCATCCCGGGGATCGTGTACGTCGTGGATACGGGGGTAGCGCGCCTGTCGCGCTACGACCCGCGCTCGGGCACCACACGCTTGCACATCGAGCCGGTCTCCCAGGCCAGCGCCGAGCAGCGGAAAGGGCGCTGTGGCCGCGTGCGCGAGGGGGTCTGCGTGCGCCTTTACGACGAGGCGAGCTTCACCACGCGGTCCGCCTTCACCGACCCGGAAATCAAGCGCACCGGGCTCGCGGGGGTCATCCTGCGGATGAAGTCCCTCGGCCTCGGTGACGTCGAGGACTTCCCCTTCCTCGACCCGCCCCAGCCGAGGGCCATCGCCGAGGGCTGGCGGGTGCTCGAGGAGCTCGGGGCCGTCGAGGGCAAGGAGCGCACCTTGACGCCGCTCGGGTACCAACTCGCGCGCTTCCCAGTGGACCCGCGCATCGCGCGGATGATTCTCGCCGGCGCCGAGTACGGGTGCCTGGACGAGGTGCTCATCGTCGCCGCGGCGCTCAACCTGCAGGACCCGCGCGAGCGGCCACGGGAGCTCGCGCAGAAGGCGGACGAGTTGCACCGGCGCTTCCGCGACGAGCACTCGGACTTCACGGGGCTCCTCAAGCTGTGGGCGTTCGTGCGCGAGGCCGAGGGCCGGGGGACGTCCCATCTGCGGCGCGTGTGCCGGGACAACTTCCTGTCCTTCCTGCGGGTGCGCGAGTGGCGGGACGTCCAGCGCCAGCTCGAGGAGACCGTCCGCGAGCTGCGCCTGCCGCGCAAGGGCCGGGGCGCCCCGTCGCGCGGGGACGCCCTGCACCAAGCTCTCCTCACCGGGCTCCTGTCCCGCATCGGCCAGTGGAATCCGGAGCAGCGCCACTATACGGGCGCGAAGCAGACGCGCTTCACGGTTCACCCCTCGTCGGCGCTCGCGAAAAAGCCTCCTGCCTGGGTGATGGCGTTCGAGCTCGTGGAGACGTCCCAGCTGTTCGCGCGCACCGTGGCGAAGCTCGACCCGGAGTGGCTCGCGGCGGCGGCCCCCCACCTGCTCAAGCGCAGCTACTCCGAACCGCACTGGTCGGAGAAGTCCGCGCGCGCCGTGGTGAAGGAGAACGCGACCCTCTTCGGGCTTCAGGTCTTCAAGGAGCGCCCCGTGGCCCTGGCCAGCATGGATCCCGCCCGGGCACGGCTGATGTTCCTCGAGCATGCCCTGGCGCGCGGCGAGTACCGCACCCGAGGGGCGTTCCAGGAGAAGAACCGCCAGGTGCTCGAGCGCGTGGCGCGCCTGCGGGACAAGGCCCGGCGCAGCGAGCTGCTCGACAGCGAGGCGCTGCTGACATTCTTCGACCAGCGCCTCCCGGCGGACGTGACGGACGGAGCGAGCTTCGAGGCATGGCGCCGCAAGGCCGAGGCGGCCGACCCCGACGTGCTCGTCCTCTCGATGGAGGATGCGCTCTCGCACGACCCGGACCTGTCCCCGGCGCACTACCCAGACGCCATCACCTTGCACGGCGCGTCCGTGCCAGTGACGTACACCTTCGACCCCTCGGCCGAGGACGACGGCATCACCCTGAGCGTGCCGCTGCTGCTGCTCGCACAGCTGGTCTCGGGTGAGCTTGACTGGACCATCCCCGGGTGGCAGCGGGAGAAACTCACCGCCCTGCTCGAGCAGGTCCCCCGCGCCCAGCGCAAGCAGCTGGGGCCGGTGCCGGACCTGGTCGACCGTCTCGAGAAGGAGCTTGTGCCCTTCCGCGGGCCGATGATTCCAGCGCTCGCGCGTGCGGTGTCCCGGCTGTGCGGCGTGAACGTGCCCGAGGAATCCCTCCGGACGGATGCCGTGGCGCCGTACTTGCGCATCACGCTCCGGGTGCTCGATGAGCAGGGAAAGGAGCTCGCGCGGAGCCGCGACGCCGACGCGCTGCTCGAGCAGTACGGGGGACGTGCACGGGCGGCGCTGCGCAGCGTGGCACCGACTTCGGACTGGGAGCGCAAGGGGCTGACGGCCTGGACCTTCGGCGAGCTGCCCCCTGTGGTCACCCGGCGGGTCGGCGGGCTCGAGGTCCGCAGCTACCCCGCGCTCGTCGACCGGGGCGCTGCCGTAAACATGGTGCTGCTTGAGACCGCCGCCGCCGCCGAGGCGGCCACGCGCACGGGGGTCCGCCGGCTCCTGATGCTCGCCGCGCGCGGACACGTGGCTGTCAGCGCCGCGCGCATGCCGCTGCCCTTCCCGTCCCTGGACGGCGCGCCGCCCGCGCGGGGCCAGGCCGAGGCCTTCCGGGCGCTCCTCCTCGCACGCAGCGTCGACGATGCGTTCAAGCTCGCACCGGGTGCGCCGCTGCCCCGCACGAAGGCGGCCTTCGAGGCGCTGGTTTGTGATGGCTCACCGCACATCGAGCGTGCGGCCCGGGACTGGGCAGACGTCGTCGTTGCCACCTCCTCGGAGCTCGCTGCGACGCTCGCTGCACTCAAGGCAGCATCAAAGGGGCCGAGCGGCGCGGCGGCCGTGCGGGACATCCGCTCGCAGCTCGGGCATCTGTTCCCCGCAAACCTCATCGAGTGGATTCCTTTCATGCGCCTGCTGAACTACCCGCGCTACCTCCGCGCGGCCCAGGCCCGGCTGTCGCGTGCGGTGGCAAACCCCGGCAAGGACGCAGGGAAGACCGCGCCCTTCACCCCCCTGTGGGAGACCTTCCTCGCCAGGCGCGCCACCGTGCGTGACCAGGAGGCGGCGCAGGAGCTGCGGTGGGCCTTCGAGGAGCTCCGCGTGGCCATCTTCGCTCCGGAGGTGACGACGCCCGTGTCGGTGACGGTGACGAAGGTCGGCGCAGCCCTCGCGGCGCTGCGCTAA
- a CDS encoding biliverdin-producing heme oxygenase: MSATAVLRIAHPFASGSEASNAVARETEPLLERIPLSKRLEEGTAAPRRESEQTLFMKGLFRGAWGTGVYGQFVRGRHYVTYLQCLLEVYEALEEALESQRTHAAVGGFVFPELWRSHAIQEDLSCFLGEDWRDTPRPVHLTTTHVTRIQELAEEAPHLLVAHAYVRYIRDILSGPMLGNMVARAFDLTDGEGIALYQSVGPSSLEIFQRRVSRNMDSLNLTDDEMREVVQEARLAFRLEIQLSDSLSRGALGMKSPDLGR, from the coding sequence ATGTCTGCCACCGCCGTTCTGAGAATTGCCCATCCCTTCGCCTCGGGGTCCGAGGCCAGCAACGCCGTCGCCCGGGAGACGGAGCCGTTGCTGGAGCGCATCCCGCTGTCCAAGCGCTTGGAGGAGGGAACGGCGGCCCCGCGCCGGGAATCCGAGCAGACGCTCTTCATGAAGGGGCTCTTCCGGGGCGCGTGGGGCACGGGCGTCTACGGCCAGTTCGTCCGGGGCCGCCACTACGTCACCTACCTCCAGTGCCTCCTGGAGGTGTACGAGGCCCTGGAAGAGGCGCTGGAGTCCCAGCGCACGCATGCGGCGGTGGGGGGGTTTGTCTTCCCCGAGCTCTGGCGCTCCCACGCCATCCAGGAGGACTTGAGCTGCTTCCTGGGCGAGGACTGGCGGGACACGCCTCGGCCGGTGCACCTCACCACCACCCACGTGACGCGCATCCAGGAGTTGGCGGAGGAGGCGCCCCACCTGCTCGTGGCGCATGCCTATGTCCGCTACATCCGGGACATCCTGTCGGGGCCCATGCTGGGGAACATGGTGGCGCGCGCGTTCGATCTGACGGACGGGGAGGGAATTGCCCTCTACCAGTCCGTAGGCCCCAGCTCGCTGGAGATCTTCCAGCGCCGGGTGAGCCGGAACATGGACTCGCTCAACCTCACCGACGATGAGATGCGGGAAGTGGTGCAGGAGGCCCGGCTCGCCTTCCGGCTGGAGATCCAGCTCTCCGATTCCCTGTCGCGCGGAGCCCTCGGCATGAAGAGCCCCGATCTGGGCCGATAG